The Suricata suricatta isolate VVHF042 chromosome 3, meerkat_22Aug2017_6uvM2_HiC, whole genome shotgun sequence genome contains the following window.
acacacacacacacacacacacacacacacacacagaggcacaccgAGCTGTGTTGCATCTGCAGCACAGCAGCCAAAGTTTACTGGTTCTGGCCAATTGGAGGCTGTGGAGCTGAGCCAAATTAGCATGTTTTTCTCCGCCTCTAGATGAAGTCATGATTGAAACATGGCATTGAACTTCTTTTATAAAGGGATAGAGGAGTAGGAAAGAAAAGCTAAACCTGCAGGAAAGTGCCCTGTGCCAAGGAGAACGCGGTTAGGAAGTGTGTGCATGCTTCTGAACCCTGAGTGGTTCTCAGTTCTGTAACCTTCGCCTCCCACTGGGTGGAGTAGGGCTTTTAAGAGCAGCTGGAATGCAGTTCCCCTGATCAGTGTAGCCAGTTGTTGCCTGTCTGAAACTCTGCCAGTCCTGGAGAGCGCTGCTCAGAGCGCAGACCAGCAGGCCTCTTTCTGCACCCTCCCCGCCGTCCTGCTTGCCGGGGAAGAACTTGCCCACCTGTCCGGCCATGGGGGAGGACGCCGCACAAGCCGAAAAGTTTCAGCACCCAGGGTCTGCCATCTGGCAGGAGAAGCCAGCCAGCCCCAGCCTCGCCCCCTCTTCCACGCCGAGCCCCAGCCTGAACCTGGGGAGCACGGAGGAGGCCATCCGGGACAACGCGCAGGTGAACGCCGTCACGGTGCTCACGCTCCTGGACAAGCTGGTGAACATGCTGGATGCGGTGCAGGAGAACCAGCACAATATGGAGCAGCGGCAGATCAGCCTCGAGGGCTCCGTGAAGGGCATCCAGAACGACCTCACCAAGCTCTCCAAGTACCAGGCCTCCACCAGCAACACGGTGAGCAAGCTGCTGGAGAAGTCCCGCAAGGTCAGCGCTCACACGCGGGCGGTCAAGGAGCGCATGGACAGGCAGAGCGCGCAGGTGAAGCGGCTGGAGAACAACCATGCCCAGCTCCTCAGACGCAACCATTTCAAAGTGCTCATCTTCCAGGTCAGTGCCCCCTACTCCTCCTCCCGCCCCGCTGGGATTCCTCCACATTCGTGATCTAGGTCGGCCTGGCGCTCACAGCCACTTCTACATCTGTCCTACCTGTCAGGGATCACACACCCCAGGCATTGTGCCCAGCCGCCTTCAGCGGGAGTGTGTGACATCCGCACACAGGGGTGGGAATGTCTCAGGTCACTGCAGCCTAAACCCAAGGCAATCCCCCAGAGTTTAGTAGGGCAGGGTCATTTGTTACGGCGCACCTGGACACAGGCCATACAGGTTGGGAAGATGAGCAGGTGCATAAAACCTAGTCAAGTTCATGTGCAAGGAGTTGCATTATGAACTTGGGGCTTTGACTGCAACTGTTAGCTGGCCAGGGCATATTAATTCAGTGCCTGTTGATTAACTCTTTGTAGAAATGAGATAATCATCTGATGTTTTTTAACCAAGAAGTCAAGTCCATGactgtttctctctttgtctaaAGGCTGCCAAAGTTTGGGAAGCTAACCAAGTACTGGAGACTGATTGCATTAGAATTGAActagtctctttttttaagattcttgtcACCAAAGCAATCTTTGTTGAGTTATTTTCTAGCAAATGATGCACTAAAAATATAGAGCATAACTCTTAACAAACACAGGAGGTATGCCTCTACTTGCTCAGAGAAGCCACcgtaaaataaaaagtgttatcAGTTTTAGTTACAAAGGCTAGTGGcgaatattttctctttccaatgGTTGCCTTAGAATAAAACgaccacttaatttttttaatgcatcaatAATGCAACTAATGTAGCAAGAGGGTATCTGGGGACAGGGAGATTGCGCGGGGCTGTTGTTCGCCAAGTGGTGGGCATTTGTGAATCCGAGGGCAGCCCTGCCTAAGGCTGGAAGCCCTTCCGCCCGCCCAATGGAACGCAGCCAACGTGGAGCCCAGGAAGCGATCGCCATCCCTGCCCCAGGGCTGTCTCGTTGTGACCATGTGAATAGGGGAGGATTTCAAAGCCATGGAGGGGAGAGGCTATAACCAACTGTTTGATTGTGAAAGGCACACAAGAAGAGCCTTCATCTCCCAAGGGAGATTTAGAAATTGGAATTTAAACCGAGGGAGccttcttttttctaaatgaatCTGCTCTGCCAAGTTAGAACCTAAGCCTCTTTCCCTCCATAAAAGGAAAGACTCATCTGGCTGTTTTTTTGTCCTCCCCAAATTGCACTTGATGTAAAGCTTCGGGCAGCTGATGTCCTCCTATACCTTGCAGGCTTTTGCAGCCCAGacattttttagcttttaatgCAAATGGAATAGCTTTTCATGCACCAGATGAACTGGAAAGAGATACGGTGACTGCTCCTTTCTTAAGCCATATAAGATCCTTTACTTTATTAGCCTAAAAGATATTAGAAATCCCAGCTCTCCATGCATTTCTAAATTAAATACTGATctccaaacaaaaccaaacatgtGCGGACATGTTTAATTCTGAGTCATCAAAGGAACTTTTCCTCCCTCCAGTATGAATCAGGAAGATTATCTCTTGTCCTCTATCCCTGAGttaaggggaggggaggagtacCCAGTAGAGGAAAATCATAATTTGTCGGGATTGGTTTATGTTTCTTTTGGCCGCGGATGTTCTGTCATtgttgggggcagggacagaagcGATATGTGAGTAAAAATTCAAGAGGATTGTAAATCTGACATTTAACAAAACAACAGTTGGGGAACTTAAAGACTCAGGCTGCCGGTGAGCTATACCACAGTCTCCTGTTTTGTCACATTGGATTGACAGGTGTGAAATTGCAGCCAGAAGTGGTAGGAATTCTCCATAGAGTGAATAAAAGGTGAAACGGGTGCTCAAGACCAAGGTAGAAGCTAAGAGAGTCCAAAGCAACATATTCAGGCTCCATTCTGCACCTCTTCACAAGCAGCCCCCAAggaggacactttttttttttaaagagcagtttgGGGAGCCAGGTACTGGAGCTTTCTTAAGCCATGTAAGATCCTTTAGTAGCATGAAGGATATTAGAAATCTCAACTCTCAAACGTTGTAAGATGATTATTTTGCAAAAACAAACGTGGGCGCAGTTCCTTAGTGGAAGAGTTGTTCTTTCTCTTAGAGCAGGGTTCCCAGGGCGGCAGTCATGCCAGGGGATGGAAAACGAACTTGTGCCGGAGCGGACTCTAGTCTAGGGGTTGAGAAGACATAGTTTGTCACACAGACACTGGTTCAAATTCTAGTTTCACCACTTGCCAACTATGTGATCTTGTGCACATTTTGCAGCTTCTCCAAGCTTCCGACTTCTCATCTGTACACTGAGGATATTAATAGGAGCACATTTGTGAGCTCTTTTAATAAAGCCCTGCAGCTCTAAGTATCTTTCTGTGCAGTCTCTCATTTGCCCTCGACTTACAGATGAGGATGCTGAAATTCGAAGATATTTCTATCTTGTTTGAAGTTATCTAATAAGCAAGCAGTGAGGCCAGGATTGAACTCACATTTAATtgattccagtgtgtgtgtgtggttttttttttaatatttatcttttagactcagagagatagagcaagcacaagtgggagatgggcagagagagagagaggaagacacagaatctgaagcaggctccaggctctgagctgtcagcacagagcccaatgcggggctcgaactcatgagctgtgagatcatgacctgggccgaagtcagacgctcgaccagctgagccacccaggtgccccccagtgtGTGTTCTTAAACATGAATGCTTCTTCTTTTGTATCTCTCACAGAGTGAGGAATAAATGGAATAACCTATTTAAAATGGTTAGTGGGTTACATGGTGTAAGAAGTCAAGAAATGGAAGctattcctgggtggctctgacatTTACACAGAGTGGAGGCTATACTTTTGCTTATTTAGAAATATGGCTCCTGAGTGAAAATTGACCCCACCCTACTCAAGATCTGAAAACTGCTGGGCATATGCTTTTTAGTTGGGGCTTATTAAAAGCTACACAGCCATATGCAcccacgcgcgcacacacacacacacacatacacacacacacacacacacacacacacacacactctctctctcttccattcccaGCAATATGTTGTATGGCAATTACCAGGGTGAGATCAATCTTAGGTTCCCAACATACCGTGAGAGCAAAGGACTCTGCCCAAAGGGCCTACCCAAAATAGACATTCTAGTGGTGGCAGGCTTTACTGTGTGGCTGAGAGCAGGTGGGTGAGAGAGTAAAGACGACAGATAATACACCAGGTGCCACTCCATAGGTCATCTGTCATTTCCAATCCACTTGAAAGCcagactttctttttctaaattcattccttttctaaattctaaatttttttcaagacaaAAAATTGATgtggaaagtttatttttctttaatgtgtatttattttttagagagaatgagagtgtgggtgaggaaggggcacagagagaggggcacagaggatctgcagCTGgatccctgctgacagcagagaccctgaatgtgagactcgaacccacgagccttgagatcatgacctgaacccaagtccaatgcttaaccaactgagccacacaggcgcctctatatgaaacattttaaaaagagagagtgaggaaacCACCTCTGTCACTTGGGCCCATGAAGTGCTGTCATATTTAGATTAGGTTTCTAGTTTGTAAGGTCCTCTTTTGCTTAGTTGCTTGGTTGGTTTGTCTACTAGACACTTTCACGTTCAGGTTTTTAAATTCCAAACTTTGTCCTTAACATGACctatttagaatatattatttatggggcgcctgggtggctcagtcagttgggcgtccaacttcggctcaggtcatgatctcgcggttcgtgggttccaaccccacgtcgggctctgtgctgacagctagctcagagcctggagcctgctttggattctgtgtctccctctctctctgcccctcccctgttcacgctgtctctctctgtctttcaaaaataagtaaaaaccataaaaaaattttttaaataatatgttattCATGTATTTCAGCGTGTGCTGAACTTACGAGATCATTGTGGCTTTAAAGCTCTCTCCTGCCTTTAGCAGTTACTTTAAATTATAGCCACTAGCATCTGAAACTGTAGAATAGTCGTCTCCCTTTGAGCAATGAAGCAAATTGTAAAATCCTTGTTAAACTTAgcaggttttctttttacattttttttataaagcttaAGATCAATGTTTAAACTCAAAATACTGTGACAGGATCCagtataagtgaaataagactcAGAAGAGTTGGTGATCAAAAAGCaaatgctaggggcgcctgggtggctcagtcggttaagcctctggcttcgggtcaggtcagatctcacattcgtgggttcgagccccgcgtcaggctctgtgctgacagccagctcagagcctggagcctgcttccggttctgtgtctccttctctctctgcctccccctctcatgctctgtctctctctgtatcaaaaataagtaaaaacattaaaaaaaaaagtaaaaaaaaaagcaaatgctaAAGACTAATAAAACTAATGGTTTGCCTATAAGTATGGCTATCTTTAACTAAACATAGAGTTTGCACAGAAGATCAGTGAGTTTAccattaaaaggaaattttctctGTTGATTGAAAAGCCCAGGATTTCACAGGTAACTGGCCCTGAGGGTTTGTCTTAAGGTTCTAGGAATGTTTATCCAAAAAAGCAGTTTGGGAATGATTTCAAATCCAGGGAACAAAATGAGACTACTCCGGATCAGCTTACACTTTCGCCCACATAAAATTGTGAAATTGGGTGAAAAGAGTAGAGGTTGGGTATTTGCTGTGGATACATTCGTGGAGAATCAGGCCTATAAATGTGTTCAAATATTCATCATTTGGCTTCCTTCAGTGAGATCAGAATTTTAGAACAGTGCTAAAAGTATAACATCTTCAGACTATtttcaagttgatttttttaaaagcctgtacTTTCTCTACCCAAAGCCACTGCTCTGAAAACTGTTAAATTATTACAGACGTAGAAGAAATGGGAatatagaaaatcaaagacaCCTTCATGTGACAACTCACCATGTTTATGTCACATTGATTAACGTTCCCATAAACGGGATATTGGTTTTGATGTGCTCCTTCACCAGGGCCCTTTCAGTTTCTGAGAAAAACCAAATACTGGCTCCTATTGTTATTATTTACACTTGCCGAACGTCAGCACAGCCTCAGGCAGGCTAAGTGAATCACTGATTATTGTTTCTTCAAAAGAATCATTACTGTTTCTCGTTTATTAAAAAACTGGACTGTTTGTCAGATGCATTCCCTCTATGTAAACGTTACTCCTTCCATTGTTCTGCGATCTGAATCGGTTGGAATTGAGTGGAAACGTTCTCCAGTGCAGCTCAGGTCCTATAGTTTGGATCCTcgcaagaaacaaaacatatctgGCATTAGTACACTATGAGATCACGTCTACaatttcttttagttatttttcatggGATTTACATTAATATCCCAAAATCAAATTATCTTGGAGCTGGAAAGCACCGTTAATAATCATTTAGTTTAACTTCATTTTAGATCAAagaaacagaagcccagagaaagTGACTAGGttccattttattaataatagaaattatgAAGTCGAACTCTACAATGGGTAAAAATGAACACTGTATTCCCACTATGGCAAAGTTCATGTTTACTGGTTTTCTGCATCagcttttaaataattcagaatgatttgtgggggttttgtttgttttgtgttttttgtgggTAACAAAAAATAACCTAACCAGTGTGatcttaaaaaagaattgaacCCTTGAtaacactgaaaaataatgaaacttttaAATCCTCCACAATGGGAAAGACTGCTCAGGGATTATAACTAATGCATTTTATTCTTATGACTTGCTGATTCTACCGACAGCTGCCTTCGGGGTGCAGTTCTAATCAATGGCTTTATCCACTTGGCAATCTATACCTCAGAAACACAAATTGGAGAAAACCATCAATGTGTAAAAGAGACCTATAAATCAGAATGTCAGGTGGGCATAGTTCCATTTTAGTAACTAGTATTTAGAGATTATTGGATAAAGCATCCCGTGGACACAAATTTATGGTGTTCATACCCCTCCAGGATGCCACCACATCCCTCTGGGGCCATGACAGGCTTCATTATTTTCGTCTAACAACAGGGATGAGAAATTTGTGACAAAAGAACACACTGCTGGCTTCTCTCCCCTTCGTCAAGCTTTTACCATAGGCTTCCTTTTCTAACGCTAGTCATGGAATCTTCTCTTTAAAGTGTATGCCTCTATACTATATATGTGTGAAGACTGGCTTCCCCAAGCTCCGACGCAAGAAGTGCTCAGCACGTTGGCAAGCCTTTCTGTGTTGATATCAAATGCACGACTGGGGCAGTTAGTTCACAAGAATCAACAGAAACAGCAAACAAGCTGAAGTGTAAGGAGAAACGCCACTTCTCCagagttctttccttccttttctctttagcGCTGCAAGCACATCATTCATATAGGTTTGAAGTGTGCTGTTTAATTCTCCCTTCCTTTGAAAAACTCCTAAGGGTTCTTGTGAAAGGTCAAAacccagagcagctgcatcagtgGCAGCTGAGTACCTTCTGGAAAACAAATCTGGAGAGCAAACCGGCAGCTGCTCCTGGGGTGGGCTCTCCTAGGTAGAAGAGCCCCAGAGAGCAGCACAGCCCACAAGGGATTCTTAGAGCGTGTGAAGGAGTCACAAGCCCCAAGCAGATCCGTGAGTAACCAGCCTGGGTAAGCGGTGACAGAATGAAGGATGCCTGCTTGATCGTCCCCCTGGAAAGAGCTGTCGAGATTGGAATCTCTACAAGAAAGCAGATCAAAACCCTGATGACAGGAGGCTGAAGCAGGCGGAAGTGTCACTTTCCCTGTAGACGGGTGAACTCTCCAATGTTCCCGCGAGGTCTGTGTGAGAGGACGGAGCAGGGGGCACGTGCGCAGGTGAGACTGGGCGCCTGGGGACCATGTAGTTATCGAGGAGGAACTACTGTCAAAAGTGCCAGTTGAATATCCACTAGCATAGCGCTGACTTCGGAGTCCAACACGGTGCATAcgttttattgaaataaaaatagagattttgAAGGGTGTCAGTGTTTTGCTGCTTCTAAGAAACAGAGGGGAAAGGTAAGGCCACCTTGTGCTTGGACATCTGCAAGTTCCTGTGTGACAGGAAGGGGCCTGCCCACAGACTGGATGCCATGAGCAGCCACAAAATAAATGCTGTCCGGTAGACAGAACACAACATACTGCTCGAGTAATTAAAATGACAGCAGAAGCATAAAGCagttagccaaaaaaaaaagatatatctcACTCGTTTCCAGTTGTATAAAGACACAGCCAGCTCGTCTGGATTATGTCTGTTCCCACTGGGTTTATTTTCATAGCCGGCCTAAGAGCTCTCGTATGAATGTCCCAGGCATTGTACACATGAGTCGGTGGGTTCCCATCATCCCTCAGCTGCCTTCATACGCGTGGTGCGTATCTACCGCACGACACTGCTGACGCCCCCGGTGACGTGCTCTCCTCAAACCTGTCCTCCAGGGACGtgtgctgagagagagggacaggagtCTCCGACTCAGCAGGAGCCGTGCTTTTCTAATAACAGACATTACATTTAAGAAGAAAGTACAGTTTTACTGAATTCTTTAGGAAGTTAATATTTCTACCTTTTTGTTAAAGTTGAAGAAAGGAAAGTTGGCAGGGTATTCTGATGACCCAGGGAGATTAGGGCCTATGAGATGTATCTCTTCTCTGGGAACCAGGgcttatttttgtagttttcccTGAAAATTTCCCTTCACTGAGGACTTTCCATAACTTTTCGCGGAGTtcttagtttcttcctttcttgcagGCAACTCCTGTCAAAGCTCCCCAACCTTTTTGTCAAACCCTAGGAGTCATTTTGCTTCTGGTCGGAGTATCAGGGCCTTAGCAATTTCTGCAGCCAGCCTGCCTGTCAGTAATGCTCATCCACTGAGAATAACATCCTTAAAAACAGAAACCATTGCATCCCTTAGGCCTGGGTTCTCATTTCCCAATGGCAGCCGCAGTCAATGAACTTCCTTAGAAGAGCGAAGCCCATTCTTCTGTAGTCCTCCAGCCTACCCAGCAGAGGCACAGTTTGTATTCCAGCCGCTTTCAAGCCTTTCTTAGAAAGCCACTTTATCCAACATGTGCCCAGTCAGCAGATAGCTGTTGAGCTGCCAGGGACTATTGTGACTGGGGCCTAACGGGAACAAGGGACCAAAATTGCCACGCTTGTGGGGAGTGTGTGTCAGCAAAATAGAGGCAAGTTGAGACTCGAACCATGGGAATGTTGCTCTCTGGAAAAGTCGAGGTCATAAATGACTCATGGGAATCCTATGctcctttccaatttttttttaactttgtctaTCGTACCATGTTCCTGACAGTCTCTATGACATTAAAAATGGGTGGTGTGGAGAGAGCTTTGGAGAGCTttgtggagagagacagaatctgtgATTTCTTTAAGGAAGGTTCTATATAACCAGATTTTCTATTTACCTCTATCCAAGATTTCATCCTTTGTTTCTAACCAGTTTATGGAATGGACTGTGGTGTGAGATTTGTGCCTAAGAGGGAGAACGGGCTGTATTTTTTGCAGAGTACCATAACTAGTCCATTCAGTGGCTAATAAGGACAGGGACGTCTAAGTTTCTCTGTATCgaaactttattcattttgtttctgtaagcaaaaagttaaaaatatgcaGGTACACTCTTAGAGTATGTGTTTGATCCTAACCCCAGTGTTATTGACTTTGTGATCAATCAAAAGTGCAAAACAAGAAGGGAAATTCTTACTGTTAACATGAACTTGACCCGAAGTTTAGATCCCAGATCTCAATTTGTAAATGCACAAAATCCAGTCATTTTTCAAACTGGGAGTTTACTGGGCAgtctaccatataatccagtaatgtTGCAGCCAGGGCGGGAGTGGGCTGTGAAGCCTGGCCCACCTCGGCATTCCTACAGAACCCCAAGTGCTCCTGGGAGTGCAGTTTGAAAGCTGCTAATCAAGGTCACATCCTCTTGTTCATATTTGGAATAAACTGAGACCCAAGGAGATCAAGTAATTTGCTGAAAGCCACACAGCCGTTCAACAAGCTTGATGCAGGCTTCTGTCACACGTTCTTTCCACTGTGCTGGTTCTTTCGATGAAAATGTGAAGACACCTTGCTGGCTGGCTCTCATTTTCCAATattcaaagaacatttttaaaaaagaaagggattcCTAGGCTGTGTGACGCCAGTCTACCCGAATGCAAATCCAGCCACCTAGCATGGGTGGAACACTTGGAAGCAAGTTCTCGGGGTATGCtgcctgagacacagagagggtcAGCCCTTTGCCTCTGCGTCCAGCAGCTGGAGGAAGTGGTATGCTGGGAAGGGTGCAAGGAAGGGGGCAGATTCTTGAGCTTTTCTCCACGCTCTTAGCTCTAGGTGGAAGATCTAAGTATTCTGGGCCAAGGAAGCCCTCTTTAACCAGAGAGCCGTGATAAGCTGCTtcagagccctccctccctcctctaagAATGGCTGTGGTATGCATCctgtccttcttaatgcccacATCGGATATCCTACATGGCAAGACTTCATGGGTGGGCCCCCAGTGAGGCCAGCCCTGCCTTCTCTTACTCTAAAATTACTGTGCACTTCTAAACAGATACCAAGGCTGACCACacttttccttctgatttctaGCTCAAGAGGGAACCTGATCAATGCTTTACATGGGGTCTGACACTTGAGGACTTCCCGATCCTCTCCCTTGCCCCCATCTTTTATCTTCTAACTCCACCTCCAGGCTCTTGCAGTGGGATTTTGGCAGGAACAGAGCCACCTGACCCTGAAGGAAGATAGGAGACAGAGACCTCTTGGGTTCACAGTAACTTACTTTAGCGCTTTTATCTAGGCAACTTCCTGGTCTGTCAGAGGCATAGCCCGCTTCCTCCCCTGCCCGCCACTGATAGAGCCCTTGTCAGCTGCCCTCATAATATTCCCAGTAAGCATCCCTTGCCTTTATCCAGCCTAGGGGGAATGACGTGGCCAGTTTAGAATGAACTCTTCATATTCTAGAAAGCTGAAGCCACAGTCGTTTGGTTTCTGTCATCCCCATGTGTGAGAAGACATACAATGCAAGTTACAGCAGCTCAGGACTTTATAAAATCTGTCATTAACACGAAATCTACATTGTCTAtcttttcaggaagaaaatgagatcCCTGCCAGTGTGTTTGTGAAAGAGCCAGTTTCCAGCCCAGCGGAAGAGAAGGCGGAGCTTGCTGATGAAAACAAGTCCCTGGAGGAAGGCTTGCACACGGTGGACCTCTCATCAGATGATGAATTGCCCCACGATGAGGAGGCCCTAGAAGACAGTGCGgaggaaaagatggaagaaagtagggcagagaaaataaaaagatctagCCTCCGGAAAGTAGATAGCCTCAAGAAGGCATTTTCTCGCCAGAACAtcgagaaaaaaat
Protein-coding sequences here:
- the CAVIN2 gene encoding caveolae-associated protein 2, whose amino-acid sequence is MGEDAAQAEKFQHPGSAIWQEKPASPSLAPSSTPSPSLNLGSTEEAIRDNAQVNAVTVLTLLDKLVNMLDAVQENQHNMEQRQISLEGSVKGIQNDLTKLSKYQASTSNTVSKLLEKSRKVSAHTRAVKERMDRQSAQVKRLENNHAQLLRRNHFKVLIFQEENEIPASVFVKEPVSSPAEEKAELADENKSLEEGLHTVDLSSDDELPHDEEALEDSAEEKMEESRAEKIKRSSLRKVDSLKKAFSRQNIEKKMNKLGTKIVSVERREKIKKSLTSNHQKISSGKSSPFKVSPLTFGRKKVREGESPAENETKSEDMPSSEQMPDDHEESSFAEGLSEASLSSGLVEGKSKVGDAERAASRGSNSGRDSNIDLAIVEDEEEESAALEQAQKGRYAEGDLLTSEGAERSDENPAQPAVLPVNQSA